A window of Adhaeribacter arboris genomic DNA:
ACCTGGTAAATTTTAATCAGCAACTATTTGGCGATTAAGGAGATAAATTTACTAGGATTGAAACTATAAATTTATATTTTTGTTTTATATTCAACTTACTTAATCCATTCATTTAACATGAAAAAATTAGTTTATTTAGCACTAAGCTTAACTTTAGGAGTTTCAGTAGCTAATGCACAAACTACCGCTCCGGCCGCTGCCAGCAAAGTAGTAACCAATGGCCCCGCCATTACATTCGTAGAAAGCAAGCACGATTTCGGTAATATCAAACAAGGTGATGTTGTCGAATACACTTTTAATTTCAAAAACACTGGTAACCAACCTCTTCTTATTTCGGATGTAGGAGTAACCTGCGGTTGTACCGCTACGGATTATACCAAAGAGCCGGTTGCTCCCGGTAAATCTGGTTTTGTAAAAGCAAAATTTAATTCGGCTTACAAATCAGGTATGCAGAACAAAATTATTACTATTAAATCTAATGCCACTGCCGGCGATGCCCAAGTAGCCATTATATCTAACGTGATTGTGCCTACCGAAGCTTCGGCTAAACCAACCGATGCTAAAAAGAACTAATTAAGACAATGGGTTGATTCAAGTAAGACTATTGAAGTTGTTACTTAATCATTCAAACATACTTAAAACCTGGTAAAAATTTTACCGGGTTTTTTATTTTATTGCTTTTGCAAGGGTAGTTTACTGATAGCCAAAAATAAATACAACCAGCCGGCAATAAACAAAACGCCGCCAAAAGGAGTAACTGCTCCTAATACCGTTATACCACTTAAACATAGCACGTACAGCGAGCCCGAAAATACTACTATTCCCAAAAGTAAAAGCAAACTGGCCGTACGCAATTGTTTAAGCGGTAAATGCAACTGTAAAAGACCAATTAAAAAAATGGTTAGGGTATGATACATTTGATACTTTATGGCCGTTTCAAACGTTTCCAACCTTCCGGCTGCTTCCAGAGATGGCCGGAGCGCATGTGCGCCGAAAGCTCCAATCATAACTGTAAGAGCGCCAAGTAAGGCTGCCGTTAACAAGCTTTGTTTCTGATTCATAAATTATTTAGCGTCATTACGGGCTCCAAAAATAGAAGATCCCACCCGTATCATGGTGCTGCCTTCTTCTAAAGCCAGCTTAAAATCCGCGCTCATGCCCATAGAAATTTCTTTAAAACGAATATCCTGAGAAAAGAAAGTATTTTTTAAATCTTCGAAAACCTGCTTTAAAGTTCGGAATTCCTGCCGGATTTGGCTTTCGGAATTAGTGTTAGTAGCAATACCCATTACCCCGGTTATAACACAGCTCTTTAAATTTCGATACGTTTGGGATTGCAATAATTCGTTGATTTCGCTAGAGGAAAGGCCAAATTTGGTTTCTTCTTCCGCAATGTATATCTGTAGCAGGCATTTAATGATCCGGTTGTTTTTGGCCGCTTGCTTATCTATTTCTTCGAGCAAGCGCAAACTATCCACCGATTGGATGGTATGAACGAAAGGCGCAATATATTTTACTTTATTCGTCTGTAAATGACCAAGCATGTGCCACTCGATATCCGAAGGAAGTTCAGAAAATTTTTGCGCCATTTCCTGAGCTTTATTCTCCCCAAAAATACGCTGGCCCGCATCATAAGCTTGCTGCAGGGCAATAACAGGCTGGGTTTTAGATACCGCTACTAACTTGCAAAGAGTGCCGGCCAACTTTTGCTGAAACTCCTGAATGTTTTCCTTTATATTCATTTATTTTAGTTACAAGTTTCAGGTTTCAGGTTGAAAAGTTGCAAGGTTGGAAGATTAATTAACATTTCGCAATATTTTCTGCGTAACATATTTTTTAACCACATAATTTTCAACTTGTAACCTGTAACTTCCAACTTTTCAACCTTCCAACTTTCCAACCTTTCTACCATTAATCCTCCAGAGCATTGGTAAGAAATGTATTTTTTAACAATAGCCAGATTAATAAAAATACCATTGCCCATTTAAGGTAAATTTGGTAATAATCCTTGGTATTACGGAAACGTAATTCTTTGATATCGGATTTTTCTAAAAGGTTAATTCTTCGGAAAATTTCCTGCAAAGCATTGGTGGTGGTCGCCCGGAAAAACTGGCCATCGGCGGCTTGCGCTATTTCGCGCAGGTTAGTTTCGTCGAGCCGGGTGTTTACGTAGGTTACTTCCCCTTTTTCATTAATATCATAAGGTACCCGGCCGTCTTCGCCAATTCCAATCGTATAAATGCGAATATTAAAAGCATGCGCTAATTTAGCCGCCACCGCAGGTTCAATATTGCCGCCGGTATTTTCGCCATCACTGATTAAAATACAAACTTTTGATTTTGTAACGGCCTCGCGCAACCGATTTATTGCTACCCCTAAAGCACTGCCAATGGCGGTACCATCGTTCGGTATCATTTTAAAATGAATCTCTTTAATCGTTTCCCGTAGTAAATCGTAATCGGTAGTTAAAGGTGCTAAGGAATAAGCATCGCCGGCAAAAACAACTACGCCAATGCGGTCCTGAAACCTACCTTTTATAAAGCGTAATGCCATCTCCTTGGCAGCCTCCAGGCGATTCGGCTTAAAATCTTTTAATTCCATGGACCCGGAAGTATCTAAAACCAACATAATGTCAATTCCTTCCGAAGATTGTTCGATAATTTCATTAATTCGTTGGGGCCGCGCCAGCGCGACCATTACTAATAAGGCAAATAGGGCAAAAATAGTATCTGGGATATAGCGTAAAATAGAAGACCAATGCCATTTCGCTTTTCCCTCAAAAAAAGCAACATCTAACTTTCTCCGGAACCGAAGCGTGGTGAGCCAGCGCAACAGAAATAAAAAAGGTACCAGCGGCAGCAAATACAAGTAAATAGGATTAATCCATTCGAAGGATTGCAGCGTTGCTAATCGAAACCAATCCAGGTCAAACCAGTCGAAGGCATTATCGGGAAACGGAAACATGGCGGGTTTGATCTTTTATGTATTCGTAACGACGGTCGGCAAAATGATGCAGCAGGTAAAAGGCCACAATTGTTTCGGAAGATTGGTCGGACAGCATGTTGCCGTAAATAGCTTTATCAAATAACCGTAGAGCGGTGGCCACGTCTTCGTCCTCCCCGTAAAACTGAGTTATTTCTTTAGTAGTGAAGGAGTTTATAGCGCTACCTTCCAAACGGGTTAGATAATTTTTCCAAAGGGTAATGGCTTTTTCAATATTCTGCAAGGATTGCGACCGGTTAAATCGTTCGATGTGTACATTATAGCGCGAAACAAAAGCTTTATGATCATTTTTAAGCTTGTATAATCTAAAATTAACGATAATTCGGCGACTAAATAAGACCCAAATAACCAGCAACAATAACAGTATGAAACCAAGGCTCAGCAATACGTAGGGGTAATTAAATCGTTTTCGCACTTCTAATAAGGCCGTGTTGGATTTTAAAGAAGCTAAATCCTGCGGTGTAACCGAAACCATTTCCTGCAAATAAACACTATCTATTCCGGGCTTCACCTGTTGGGTATCTCCCTTTTGCCATATAAAAACAGGTATTTGCAGGTGCTGCACGGGGTTTAAGTCAAAAGTTCGGAGCATATAAATAGCACTGTCCGTACTAATGTTTTCGTGCGTACGCGTTGGAAAAAAAGTTTTAGAAACAAACTCGAACGGAGCAAACGAAAAGGCAGAGTCCGGAAAGATAACTTCCTGGTCAGATGGATGTTGATAATACAGAGTATACGGAAAAGTTTGGCCAATTTTTACCGAATCGCGGTGGAAAAAACCAATCGGTAACTTACCGGCGGCTTTACCCGGAAAAGAGATTATCAAAGCAATAAATAAAAACAAATCAAAAACTCTTTTACGCACTTTTACGCATTAAATTTCGAATTCTGAACAAATTAATAAGTTGGGGCACGTATTCCTCCGAAGTATCGATAGTAAGATAATTGGCCTGGTATTTCCGGCAAATCTTGGCGATTTTTTCCTGATTGTCGGTGTAAGTAGATAAATAACTGTGCTGGAAAGAGGCCGAAGAAGTGTTTACCCAAATAGTTTTACCCGTTTCTTTATCTAATAAAGGAATAATGCCCAGAGCCGGAAAATCTATTTCGCGTTTATCCACTAACTGTATTACTACCAAA
This region includes:
- a CDS encoding DUF423 domain-containing protein: MNQKQSLLTAALLGALTVMIGAFGAHALRPSLEAAGRLETFETAIKYQMYHTLTIFLIGLLQLHLPLKQLRTASLLLLLGIVVFSGSLYVLCLSGITVLGAVTPFGGVLFIAGWLYLFLAISKLPLQKQ
- a CDS encoding YggS family pyridoxal phosphate-dependent enzyme, producing MNIKENIQEFQQKLAGTLCKLVAVSKTQPVIALQQAYDAGQRIFGENKAQEMAQKFSELPSDIEWHMLGHLQTNKVKYIAPFVHTIQSVDSLRLLEEIDKQAAKNNRIIKCLLQIYIAEEETKFGLSSSEINELLQSQTYRNLKSCVITGVMGIATNTNSESQIRQEFRTLKQVFEDLKNTFFSQDIRFKEISMGMSADFKLALEEGSTMIRVGSSIFGARNDAK
- a CDS encoding vWA domain-containing protein; its protein translation is MFPFPDNAFDWFDLDWFRLATLQSFEWINPIYLYLLPLVPFLFLLRWLTTLRFRRKLDVAFFEGKAKWHWSSILRYIPDTIFALFALLVMVALARPQRINEIIEQSSEGIDIMLVLDTSGSMELKDFKPNRLEAAKEMALRFIKGRFQDRIGVVVFAGDAYSLAPLTTDYDLLRETIKEIHFKMIPNDGTAIGSALGVAINRLREAVTKSKVCILISDGENTGGNIEPAVAAKLAHAFNIRIYTIGIGEDGRVPYDINEKGEVTYVNTRLDETNLREIAQAADGQFFRATTTNALQEIFRRINLLEKSDIKELRFRNTKDYYQIYLKWAMVFLLIWLLLKNTFLTNALED
- a CDS encoding DUF1573 domain-containing protein — encoded protein: MKKLVYLALSLTLGVSVANAQTTAPAAASKVVTNGPAITFVESKHDFGNIKQGDVVEYTFNFKNTGNQPLLISDVGVTCGCTATDYTKEPVAPGKSGFVKAKFNSAYKSGMQNKIITIKSNATAGDAQVAIISNVIVPTEASAKPTDAKKN